A DNA window from Brachionichthys hirsutus isolate HB-005 chromosome 10, CSIRO-AGI_Bhir_v1, whole genome shotgun sequence contains the following coding sequences:
- the LOC137900635 gene encoding zinc finger protein ZFP2-like, which produces MPVISSVVGAADIDQLLFSNGCHASASHDKRNETCEEDVEFEPTLISHSRKNRKGRTHVCSACSKAFTTNLAWKGHVRTHKDEKPYNCKTCGKQFRQNCDLTVHMRTHTGEKPYCCKTCGKQFTQSANLTVHMRTHTDEKPYCCKTCGKQFTQNASLTVHMRTHTDEKPYCCKTCGKQFTQNASLTVHMRTHTDEKPYCCKTCGKQFTQNANLTVHMRTHTDEKPYCCKTCGKQFTQNVSLTVHMRTHTDEKPYCCKTCGKQFTQNSNLTVHMRTHTDEKPYCCKTCGKQFTQNARLTVHMRTHTDEKPYCCKTCGKQFTQNSNLTVHMRTHTGEKLYCCKTCGKQFTRNAHLTVHVRTHTDEKPYCCKTCGKQFTQNSNLTVHMRTHTGEKLYCCKTCGKQFTRNAHLTVHVRTHTDEKP; this is translated from the coding sequence ATGCCAGTcattagctctgtggtaggagcagcagacattgaccagctgctgttctctaacggCTGTCATGCATCAGCaagccatgataagagaaaTGAAACATGTGAAGAGGATGTAGAATTTGAGCCCACGCTTATatcccacagcagaaagaaCAGGAAAGGGAGAACACATGTTTGTTCagcatgtagcaaagcttttacaaCAAATTTAGCGTGGAAAGGCcacgtgagaacccacaaagatgagaagccttataattgtaaaacatgtgggaaacagtTTAGACAGAATTGtgatttgacagtccacatgagaacccacacaggtgagaagccatactgttgtaaaacatgtgggaagcaatTTACACAGAGTGCTAATTTGACAGttcacatgagaacccacacagatgagaagccatactgttgtaaaacatgtgggaaacaatttaCACAGAATGCTAGTttaacagtccacatgagaacccacacagatgagaagccttactgttgtaaaacatgtgggaaacaatttaCACAGAATGCTAgtttgacagtccacatgagaacccacacagatgagaagccatactgttgtaaaacatgtgggaaacaatttaCACAGAATGCTaatttgacagtccacatgagaacccacacagatgagaagccatactgctgtaaaacatgtgggaaacaatttaCACAGAATGTTAgtttgacagtccacatgagaacccacacagatgagaagccatactgttgtaaaacatgtgggaagcaatTTACACAGAATTCTaatttgacagtccacatgagaacccacacagatgagaagccatactgttgtaaaacatgtgggaaacaatttaCACAGAATGCTCgtttgacagtccacatgagaacccacacagatgagaagccgtactgttgtaaaacatgtgggaaacaatttaCACAGAATTCTaatttgacagtccacatgagaacccacacaggtgagaagctatactgttgtaaaacatgtgggaaacaatttaCACGGAATGCTCATTTGACAGTTcacgtgagaacccacacagatgagaagccgtactgttgtaaaacatgtgggaaacaatttaCACAGAATTCTaatttgacagtccacatgagaacccacacaggtgagaagctatactgttgtaaaacatgtgggaaacaatttaCACGGAATGCTCATTTGACAGTTcacgtgagaacccacacagatgagaagccttaa
- the cfap58 gene encoding cilia- and flagella-associated protein 58: MEELAPGGEDMSQSLEDFQEVLSELIGDQSLDKVRVEYERLVLALKGSRENEKRLMSKCRELNAEMVSTSTKVAAAVKLSQEDEATIASLKRELDKAWKMVDAGHDKEKRDKETVRSLKEELIKMSEQQSVVSVNQDQSEQLKKNEALIRERDELLEDVEGLREKLDKVSAARQEVEAQRDAAGDNLSQLQQELQGQQNEMSRQMRLKEKLDKEVKQLHTDMEAKTGDIKALNLQGQRSKEEQQRMEQQLKELKVTAERCSKELEQTQARSTKLQQECEQLSSSREQLALENQQTGHQLKMREEEVSQMRQEIGKQTKLREAIQRRFHQMEDQKADVDVQKETLKAQTAALEKDVESSRKQGELDRKAIEDLIRERDIMTKNMIKAAQTTEKEQSLVKLLEQDKKTLEQEISGYRTEAQKQRKIIQQLEKERDRYINDTSKLTQKVQQKVSDVEVKEREIFDWRRKVTEAESKLKQQENLLESVVSERNLYSKNLIEAQEDISEMKRKMKIMNNQVTQLRDDITGKELALARDQQEHKRVEKDNEALKVELHLMKAQLEESKQHVDSQKAEQQKLQKILTEADNEQMLQKKQLEQVIRERENLGKQLLQRNDERALLYEKIRIQQSILSKGHFHYSQRMEDSRLLKMEVKRLRRKKSILDKNVPDMEDLRRELFHLQRALLRERSRNSVLQEQLKPINIHRWRRLEGSDPSKYELIQKIQSLQRRLIAKTQELEERELLLQEKEKLYVELKHILSRQPGPEAAEQLQRCRWTIRERTKKLQALIAELRFLDSKMNEYKSENQHLANELADMKKKYLSQRRLHSELRPKTKVDQLEPLPQLSSRPHFTGGGFRVNQPLRR; this comes from the exons ATGGAG GAGTTAGCACCAGGAGGAGAGGACATGTCCCAGTCCCTGGAGGACTTCCAGGAGGTCCTCAGTGAGCTGATCGGAGACCAGAGTTTGGACAAGGTCCGGGTGGAGTACGAGAGGCTCGTCCTGGCCCTGAAGGGGTCCCGAGAGAACGAGAAGAGGCTGATGTCTAAATGCAGGGAGCTGAACGCAGAGATGGTGTCCACCTCGACCAAAGTCGCAGCCGCCGTGAAGCTCTCTCAGGAAGACGAGGCCACCATCGCGTCACTGAAGAGG gAGCTGGATAAAGCGTGGAAAATGGTCGATGCCGGTCACGATAAAGAGAAGAGGGACAAAGAGACCGTTAGAAGTCTAAAAGAGGAGCTGATCAAAATGAGTGAACAACAATCGGTCGTCTCTGTGAACCAGGATCAGAG CGAGCAGCTAAAGAAGAACGAGGCGCTGATCAGGGAGAgggacgagctgctggaggacgtgGAGGGTCTGAGAGAAAAACTGGACAAGGTCTCTGCAGCTCGACAGGAAGTAGAGGCCCAACGAGATGCTGCTGGCGATAATCTCTCTCAG ctccagcaggagcTCCAGGGACAACAGAACGAGATGTCCCGGCAGATGAGACTGAAGGAGAAGCTGGACAAGGAAGTGAAGCAGCTGCACACTGACATGGAGGCCAAGACGGGGGACATCAAAGCTCTCAATctgcagggtcaaaggtcaaaagaggagcagcagaggatggagcagcagctgaaggagctgaag GTCACGGCTGAGCGATGCAGCAAGGAGCTGGAGCAGACGCAGGCGAGGAGCacgaagctgcagcaggagtgtgagcagctctcctcctccagagagcAGCTGGCCCTGGAGAACCAGCAGACCGGCCATCAGCTCAAG atgagagaggaggaggtgagccAGATGCGCCAGGAGATCGGCAAACAAACGAAACTGAGAGAAGCCATCCAGAGGAGGTTCCACCAGATGGAGGATCAGAAAGCGGACGTGGACGTGCAGAAAGAGACGCTGAAGGCTCAGACTGCAGCGCTGGAGAAAG ATGTGGAGTCTTCCCGAAAGCAAGGAGAGCTTGACCGGAAAGCAATAGAAGATCTGATCCGGGAGAGAGACATCATGACTAAG AACATGATCAAAGCTGCACAGACgacggagaaggagcagagTCTGGTGAAGCTCCTGGAGCAGGACAAGAAGACCCTGGAGCAGGAGATCAGCGGCTACCGCACGGAGGCGCAGAAGCAACGCAAGATCatccagcagctggagaaggagcgCGACCGCTACATCAACGACACCAGCAAGCTCACGCAGAAG GTGCAGCAGAAAGTGAGTGATGTCGAAGTGAAGGAGAGGGAGATCTTCGattggaggaggaaggtgaCTGAGGCGGAGAGCAAACTGAAACAGCAAGAGAACCTGCTGGAGTCCGTCGTGTCCGAGAGGAACCTCTACAGCAAGAACCTCATCGAGGCGCAG GAGGACATTTCagaaatgaagaggaagatgaagatcaTGAACAACCAGGTGACTCAACTGAGAGACGACATCACCGGGAAGGAGCTCGCCCTCGCCAGGGACCAGCAGGAACACAAACGCGTAGAGAAGGACAACGAGGCCCTGAAG gtggagctgCACCTGATGAAGGCCCAGCTTGAAGAGTCCAAGCAGCACGTTGACAGccagaaagcggagcagcagaAACTGCAGAAGATTCTAACGGAGGCTGACAATGAGCAGATGCTACAGAAGAAGCAACTAGAACAg GTGATCAGAGAGCGGGAGAACCTGGGCAAGCAGCTGCTGCAACGCAACGACGAGCGAGCGCTGCTCTACGAGAAGATCAGGATCCAGCAGTCCATCCTGAGCAAGGGACACTTTCACTACAGCCAGCGGATGGAAGACAGTCGCCTCCTCAAGATGGAGGTCAAGAGGCTCCGCCGCAAGAAGAGCATCCTGGACAAAAACGTCCCCGACATGGAAGACCTCAG GCGAGAGCTGTTCCACCTCCAGAGGGCGCTgctgagggagaggagcaggaacagCGTCCTCCAGGAGCAGCTGAAGCCCATTAACATTCACCGCTGGAGACGCCTGGAG GGCAGCGACCCCAGTAAATACGAGCTCATCCAGAAGATCCAGTCCTTACAAAGACGACTGATAGCCAAGacccaggagctggaggagcgggagctgctgctgcag GAAAAGGAGAAGCTGTACGTGGAGCTCAAGCACATTCTGTCCCGGCAGCCGGGCCCAGAGGCAGCCGAGCAGCTCCAGCGGTGCCGGTGGACCATCAGGGAGAGGACGAAGAAGCTGCAG GCCTTAATAGCAGAGCTGAGGTTCCTCGACTCCAAGATGAACGAGTACAAAAGTGAAAATCAGCATTTGGCCAATGAGCTGGCAGACATGAAGAAGAAGTACCTCAGTCAGAGGAGACTCCACAG CGAGCTCAGACCCAAGACCAAAGTGGACCAGCTGGAACCGCTGCcccagctgagcagcaggccTCACTTCACCGGGGGGGGCTTCAGGGTCAACCAGCCTCTGAGGAGATAG